ATCGCAATCGACCCCTTCTCGATGATGTAGCGCAGCAGTTCGGGGGCCGCGCGTACCGCGACCTCGAGATTGGCGCCGAGATCGCGCTTCGCGGCGATGTGGCCGACCCCGTCGACGTGGCCGAGCACGAGATGGCCGCCGAGCCGGTCCCCCAACCGCAGCGCCCGCTCGAGGTTGACCCGATCGCCCGGCCGCAGCCGGCCGAGCGTCGTCCGCCGAAGCGTCTCGTTGCCGGCGACCACCTCGAACCGGCCGGCGCCGCGCGCGGTCACCGTGAGGCACGTGCCGTCGACCGCGACCGACTCGCCGATCGCCAGATCGTCGA
The Deltaproteobacteria bacterium DNA segment above includes these coding regions:
- a CDS encoding riboflavin synthase; protein product: MFTGLVEDIGRVAAASRRGEGVVLAIAPGRIDVDDLAIGESVAVDGTCLTVTARGAGRFEVVAGNETLRRTTLGRLRPGDRVNLERALRLGDRLGGHLVLGHVDGVGHIAAKRDLGANLEVAVRAAPELLRYIIEKGSIAIDGISLTVNLVDGAGFSIALIPHTVEATTLADKPVGAPVNLEVDMIGKYVEKLVEGYRR